A single genomic interval of Corylus avellana chromosome ca10, CavTom2PMs-1.0 harbors:
- the LOC132163691 gene encoding zinc finger CCCH domain-containing protein 49-like, with product MAHRLLRDLEADGWERSDFPIICESCLGDNPYVRMTKADFDKECKICTRPFTVFRWRPGRDARFKKTEICQTCSKLKNVCQVCLLDLEYGLPVQVRDTALSINSNDAIPKSDVNREYFAEEHDRRARAGIDYESSFGKARANDTILKLQRTTPYYKRNRAHVCSFYIRGECTRGAECPYRHEMPITGELSQQNIKDRYYGVNDPVAMKLLNKAGEMPSLEPPDDESIKTLYVGGLNERVTEQDLRDNFYAHGEIESIRMVPLRACAFVTYTTREGAEKAAEELSNKLVIKGLRLKLMWGRPQAPKPDSEGSDEARQQAAVAHSGMLPRAIISQQQSQIQPQDQNQPMHYFNIPPPPQQERAYYPSMDPQRMGALIPSHEGASNGPSGSGENKSGPEKQQQGQRYAFQGMPPPPGQYHHQLYPPPYGYMPPMPYQQYPPQYHSAMHPPQPPPTNQHYQHSAPSATYPGSAPPGSTAHSGSTPAGSAQPGSRPAGSTPPESGPSGSSTPGSSQQ from the exons ATGGCGCATAGGTTGCTTAGGGATCTTGAGGCCGATGGCTGGGAGCGCTCCGATTTTCCCATCATCTGCGAGTCTTGCCTCGGTGACAACCCCTACGTTCGCATG ACGAAAGCTGACTTTGATAAGGAGTGCAAGATTTGTACACGGCCATTTACAGTTTTTAGGTGGAGGCCTGGTCGTGATGCGAGATTTAAAAAAACTGAGATTTGCCAGACATGCAGTAAGTTGAAAAATGTTTGCCAAGTTTGCCTTCTGGATCTCGAATATGGTTTGCCAGTTCAGGTTCGAGACACTGCACTGTCCATCAATTCCAATGATGCCATTCCCAAGAGTGATGTGAATAGAGAGTATTTTGCTGAGGAGCACGACCGCAGG GCTAGGGCTGGTATAGATTATGAATCGTCATTTGGAAAAGCTCGCGCAAATGATACCATTCTGAAGCTTCAGAGAACAACACCGTATTACAAAAGAAACAGAGCACATGTCTGCAGTTTCTACATTAGGGGAGAATGCACAAGAGGTGCCGAGTGCCCTTACAGACATGAGATGCCCATAACTGGGGAATTGTCACAGCAGAATATTAAAGATCGTTACTACGG AGTGAACGATCCGGTTGCAATGAAGCTACTCAACAAGGCAGGAGAGATGCCTTCTTTGGAGCCTCCTGATGATGAGAGCATTAAGACCCTCTACGTTGGTGGGCTTAATGAAAGGGTCACTGAACAGGACCTGAGGGATAACTTCTATGCTCATGGTGAAATTGAATCCATAAGGATGGTGCCCCTACGAGCTTGTGCTTTTGTAACCTACACAACAAGAGAGGGTGCAGAGAAGGCTGCGGAAGAGCTCTCTAACAAACTGGTCATAAAGGGCCTGAGGCTGAAGCTGATGTGGGGTAGACCTCAAGCACCAAAACCAGATTCAGAAGGCTCAGATGAAGCAAGGCAGCAGGCAGCAGTGGCTCATAGTGGGATGTTGCCTCGGGCAATTATATCCCAGCAGCAGAGCCAAATACAGCCGCAGGATCAAAACCAACCGATGCATTACTTCAATATTCCACCTCCACCTCAGCAGGAGAGAGCCTATTATCCGTCAATGGATCCTCAAAGAATGGGTGCCCTTATTCCATCCCATGAGGGGGCTTCTAATGGGCCCTCAGGGTCAGGTGAAAACAAATCCGGTCCAGAGAAGCAGCAACAAGGCCAGCGTTATGCCTTTCAAGGTATGCCGCCACCACCGGGGCAGTATCATCATCAGTTGTATCCTCCTCCATATGGATATATGCCGCCAATGCCTTATCAGCAGTACCCTCCACAGTATCATTCAGCAATGCACCCTCCACAGCCTCCACCAACGAACCAGCATTATCAGCATTCAGCACCATCTGCTACTTACCCTGGGTCTGCACCACCAGGATCCACAGCTCACTCTGGGTCTACACCAGCAGGGTCTGCACAGCCGGGGTCTAGACCAGCAGGGTCTACACCTCCTGAATCTGGACCATCAGGGTCCTCAACACCAGGGTCGTCGCAGCAGTAA
- the LOC132163476 gene encoding serine/arginine-rich splicing factor SR45a-like, with product MMSYSRRSRYSRSPSPYRRHRSVSRSLSRSMSRSRSRSRSRSPSVENPGNNLYVTGLSPRVTKRELEKHFASEGKVAEVHLVVDPWTRESRGFGFVTMGTVEEADRCIKYLNHSVLEGRVIMVEKARRRRGRTPTPGRYLGLKTVHVRHRSSSYSPRRSPSYSSRRSPSYSPYRRGRSRSPRYSSERSRSRSYSPYYSRRRSYSPYYDRRRSYSFYYSRRRSDSRSRSPYSRSPVSRRDRSYSHYDTRYYSPDDRYSRRHRYRSLSRSMSPRPRRKSRRSYSRSVSPRPRRSSRRSYSRSISPRLRSSRRSYSRSISPRLRSSGRTRSRREYSRSYSRSPSATPSSRSASRSVSCSSSYKE from the exons ATG ATGTCGTACTCCAGAAGGTCAAG GTATTCTCGATCTCCTTCTCCATACAGGCGGCACAGGTCTGTCTCGAGGTCTTTGTCGAGGTCTATGTCGAGGTCAAGATCAAGGAGCCGGTCAAG GAGCCCTTCGGTGGAAAATCCTGGTAACAATCTGTATGTGACAGGATTGTCACCTCGGGTCACAAAGAGAGAACTTGAGAAGCATTTTGCTAGTGAGGGAAAG GTGGCGGAAGTTCATCTTGTCGTTGATCCCTGGACCAGAGAATCCCGTGGCTTTGGGTTTGTTACGATGGGAACTGTTGAGGAGGCTGATCGCTGCATTAAGTATTTGAACCATTCTGTTCTTGAAGGCCGTGTCATTATGGTGGAGAAG GCCAGGAGGCGGAGAGGGCGAACTCCTACTCCGGGAAGGTACCTTGGATTGAAAACAGTTCACG TGCGCCATCGATCTTCAAGCTATTCTCCTCGGCGATCTCCTAGCTACTCTTCTCGGCGATCTCCCAGCTACTCTCCTTATCGAAGGGGCCGCAGTCGCTCGCCACGTTATTCATCAGAACGGAGCAGGAGTAGGTCATATTCTCCCTATTATAGCCGTAGGAGGTCATACTCCCCTTATTATGACAGGCGGAGGTCATACTCTTTTTACTACAGCCGGCGCCGGTCCGACTCTCGGTCTCGCTCTCCTTATAGCAGGTCACCTGTCAGCCGCCGGGATCGGTCCTACTCTCATTATGATACCAGGTATTACTCACCTGATGACCGTTACAGTAGGAGGCATCGGTACCGTTCTCTCTCCCGAAGCATGTCACCTAGGCCAAGGAGGAAGTCAAGGAGGAGCTACTCACGCAGTGTCTCACCCAGGCCGAGGAGGAGCTCGAGGAGGAGCTACTCACGCAGCATTTCGCCTAGACTGAGGAGTTCCAGGAGGAGTTATTCTCGTAGCATTTCCCCTAGACTTAGGAGCTCGGGGCGCACTCGATCAAGGCGTGAATACTCTAGAAGCTACTCTAGGAGTCCTAGTGCGACTCCAAGTTCTAGATCAGCTTCAAGGTCTGTTAGTTGTTCTAGCTCGTATAAAGAGTGA
- the LOC132163421 gene encoding alpha-glucan phosphorylase, H isozyme isoform X2, giving the protein MATLNLPAWGYGLRYKYGLFKQRFAKEGQEEIAEDWLEKFSPWEIVRHDIVYPVRFFGHVEVNPNESRKWVGGEVVQALAYDVPIPGYNTKNTISLRLWEAKACAEDFNLFQFNDGQYESAAQLHSRAQQICAVLYPGDATENGKLLRLKQQFFLCSASLQDIIFRFKERRVEKGSRQWSEFPSKVAVQLNDTHPTLAIPELMRLLLDDEGLGWDEAWDVTTRTIAYTNHTVLPEALEKWSQALMWKLLPRHMEIIAEIDKRFVAMIQKTQTDLESKLPSMRILDDNPQKPVVRMANLCVVSAHTVNGVAQLHSDILKSELFADYVSIWPSKFQNKTNGITPRRWLRFCSPELSNIITKWLKSEQWVTNLDLLAGLRKFADNAGFQAEWASAKMANKHRLAQYIERVTGVDIDPNSLFDIQVKRIHEYKRQLLNILGAIYRYKKLKEMSPEERKNTTSRTIMFGGKAFATYTNAKRIVKLVNDVGAVVNSDPEVNSYLKVVFVPNYNVSVAEILIPGSELSQHISTAGMEASGTSNMKFALNGCLIIGTLDGANVEIREEIQEENFFLFGATADEVPRLRKKRENGLFKPDPRFEEAKQFIRSGVFGSYDYNPLLESLEGNSGYGRGDYFLVGQDFPSYMDAQAKVDEAYKDRKRWLKMSILSTAGSGKFSSDRTIAQYAKEIWRIGECRVP; this is encoded by the exons ATGGCAACATTGAATTTGCCTGCATGGGGGTATGGTTTGAGGTACAAATATGGGCTGTTCAAGCAGCGATTTGCCAAGGAGGGCCAAGAAGAAATTGCTGAGGATTGGCTTGAG AAGTTTAGTCCTTGGGAAATTGTTAGGCATGACATCGTATATCCTGTCAGATTCTTTGGCCATGTTGAGGTTAATCCTAATGAATC CCGAAAATGGGTTGGTGGAGAGGTTGTGCAAGCTCTGGCTTATGATGTACCAATTCCAGGATACAATACTAAGAATACTATTAGTCTTCGTCTCTGGGAAGCAAAAGCTTGTGCTGAGGATTTCAACTTATTCCAATTTAATGATGGACAATACGAATCTGCTGCACAACTTCATTCTCGAGCTCAACAG ATTTGCGCTGTTCTATATCCTGGGGATGCCACAGAAAATGGAAAGCTCTTACGGCTGAAGCAACAATTCTTTCTCTGCAGTGCATCGCTTCAG GACATCATATTCAGATTTAAGGAGAGGAGAGTAGAGAAGGGATCAAGGCAATGGTCTGAGTTTCCTAGCAAGGTTGCAGTACAACTGAATGATACTCATCCTACGCTTGCAATTCCAGAGCTGATGCGATTACTATTGGATGATGAAGGACTTGGATGGGATGAAGCTTGGGATGTCACAACAAG GACTATTGCCTACACCAATCACACAGTCCTTCCTGAAGCACTTGAGAAATGGTCACAAGCTCTGATGTGGAAGCTTCTTCCTCGCCATATGGAGATCATAGCAGAAATTGACAAGAGA TTCGTAGCAATGATTCAAAAGACACAAACTGACCTTGAAAGTAAGCTTCCCAGCATGCGCATTTTGGATGATAACCCCCAAAAGCCAGTTGTGCGGATGGCAAATTTATGCGTTGTTTCTGCACATACG GTAAACGGTGTTGCCCAGTTACATAGTGATATCTTGAAGTCCGAGTTATTTGCAGACTATGTTTCTATATGGCCATCAAAGTTCCAAAATAAAACCAATGGCATTACTCCTCGCCGATGGCTCCGATTTTGTAGTCCTGAACTCAGTAACATTATAACCAAATGGTTAAAATCAGAACAGTGGGTTACCAACCTCGACCTACTCGCAGGTCTGCGAAAG TTTGCCGACAATGCAGGCTTCCAAGCTGAATGGGCCTCTGCCAAGATGGCTAATAAGCACCGTTTGGCACAGTACATAGAACGAGTGACAGGGGTGGACATTGACCCAAATAGCCTATTTGACATACAAGTCAAGCGCATCCACGAATATAAGAGACAGCTGCTGAATATTCTGGGGGCAATTTATAGGTACAAGAAGTTAAAG GAGATGAGCCCTGAAGAGCGGAAGAATACAACGTCACGCACCATCATGTTTGGTGGAAAGGCATTTGCAACATATACAAATGCTAAAAGAATAGTCAAGCTGGTGAATGATGTTGGTGCTGTTGTCAACAGTGATCCCGAGGTCAATAGCTACTTGAAG GTAGTTTTTGTTCCAAATTACAATGTATCTGTAGCAGAGATACTTATTCCAGGAAGTGAGCTGTCACAGCATATTAGCACTGCAGGCATGGAAGCGAGTGGCACAAGCAACATGAAATTTGCACTCAATGGTTGCCTCATTATAGGTACTCTGGATGGGGCCAATGTAGAAATCAGGGAGGAGATTCAGGAAGagaattttttcctctttggtGCAACAGCAGATGAAGTGCCTAGGCTGCGcaagaaaagagagaatggACTG TTCAAACCAGACCCTCGGTTTGAGGAGGCCAAGCAGTTTATTAGAAGCGGGGTGTTTGGAAGTTATGACTACAACCCACTCCTCGAGTCTCTAGAGGGAAACTCTGGTTATGGTCGTGGTGATTATTTTCTTGTCGGCCAAGACTTCCCAAGCTACATGGATGCTCAGGCAAAAGTAGATGAAGCTTACAA GGATAGGAAAAGGTGGCTAAAGATGTCTATTCTGAGCACTGCTGGGAGTGGGAAATTCAGCAGCGACCGGACAATTGCTCAGTATGCCAAAGAAATCTGGAGAATTGGGGAATGCCGTGTACCATAA
- the LOC132163421 gene encoding alpha-glucan phosphorylase, H isozyme isoform X1 encodes MAAIREANGSAGSAISAKVPAVAQPLAEEPAAIASNINYHAQFSPHFSPFKFEPEQAYYATAESVRDRLVQQWNETYVHFHKVDPKQTYYLSMEYLQGRALTNAIGNLKIQDAYGDALKKLGHKLEEITEEEKDAALGNGGLGRLASCFLDSMATLNLPAWGYGLRYKYGLFKQRFAKEGQEEIAEDWLEKFSPWEIVRHDIVYPVRFFGHVEVNPNESRKWVGGEVVQALAYDVPIPGYNTKNTISLRLWEAKACAEDFNLFQFNDGQYESAAQLHSRAQQICAVLYPGDATENGKLLRLKQQFFLCSASLQDIIFRFKERRVEKGSRQWSEFPSKVAVQLNDTHPTLAIPELMRLLLDDEGLGWDEAWDVTTRTIAYTNHTVLPEALEKWSQALMWKLLPRHMEIIAEIDKRFVAMIQKTQTDLESKLPSMRILDDNPQKPVVRMANLCVVSAHTVNGVAQLHSDILKSELFADYVSIWPSKFQNKTNGITPRRWLRFCSPELSNIITKWLKSEQWVTNLDLLAGLRKFADNAGFQAEWASAKMANKHRLAQYIERVTGVDIDPNSLFDIQVKRIHEYKRQLLNILGAIYRYKKLKEMSPEERKNTTSRTIMFGGKAFATYTNAKRIVKLVNDVGAVVNSDPEVNSYLKVVFVPNYNVSVAEILIPGSELSQHISTAGMEASGTSNMKFALNGCLIIGTLDGANVEIREEIQEENFFLFGATADEVPRLRKKRENGLFKPDPRFEEAKQFIRSGVFGSYDYNPLLESLEGNSGYGRGDYFLVGQDFPSYMDAQAKVDEAYKDRKRWLKMSILSTAGSGKFSSDRTIAQYAKEIWRIGECRVP; translated from the exons ATGGCGGCTATCAGAGAAGCTAATGGTTCCGCTGGTTCTGCCATTTCTGCTAAAGTGCCTGCGGTGGCGCAGCCGCTGGCCGAGGAGCCAGCGGCGATTGCGTCGAATATCAATTACCACGCGCAGTTCAGCCCTCATTTCTCGCCTTTCAAGTTCGAGCCCGAGCAAGCCTACTACGCGACAGCGGAGAGCGTTCGCGATCGTCTCGTGCAA caaTGGAATGAGACCTACGTTCATTTTCACAAAGTCGATCCCAAACAAACATACTACTTGTCAATGGAGTATCTTCAAGGACGAGCTTTGACTAATGCAATTGGGAACTTGAAAATTCAAGATGCATATGGTGATGCTTTGAAAAAGTTGGGGCATAAACTCGAGGAAATAACAGAGGAG GAGAAAGATGCAGCTCTAGGAAATGGCGGTCTGGGAAGGCTGGCTTCATGTTTCCTAGACTCAATGGCAACATTGAATTTGCCTGCATGGGGGTATGGTTTGAGGTACAAATATGGGCTGTTCAAGCAGCGATTTGCCAAGGAGGGCCAAGAAGAAATTGCTGAGGATTGGCTTGAG AAGTTTAGTCCTTGGGAAATTGTTAGGCATGACATCGTATATCCTGTCAGATTCTTTGGCCATGTTGAGGTTAATCCTAATGAATC CCGAAAATGGGTTGGTGGAGAGGTTGTGCAAGCTCTGGCTTATGATGTACCAATTCCAGGATACAATACTAAGAATACTATTAGTCTTCGTCTCTGGGAAGCAAAAGCTTGTGCTGAGGATTTCAACTTATTCCAATTTAATGATGGACAATACGAATCTGCTGCACAACTTCATTCTCGAGCTCAACAG ATTTGCGCTGTTCTATATCCTGGGGATGCCACAGAAAATGGAAAGCTCTTACGGCTGAAGCAACAATTCTTTCTCTGCAGTGCATCGCTTCAG GACATCATATTCAGATTTAAGGAGAGGAGAGTAGAGAAGGGATCAAGGCAATGGTCTGAGTTTCCTAGCAAGGTTGCAGTACAACTGAATGATACTCATCCTACGCTTGCAATTCCAGAGCTGATGCGATTACTATTGGATGATGAAGGACTTGGATGGGATGAAGCTTGGGATGTCACAACAAG GACTATTGCCTACACCAATCACACAGTCCTTCCTGAAGCACTTGAGAAATGGTCACAAGCTCTGATGTGGAAGCTTCTTCCTCGCCATATGGAGATCATAGCAGAAATTGACAAGAGA TTCGTAGCAATGATTCAAAAGACACAAACTGACCTTGAAAGTAAGCTTCCCAGCATGCGCATTTTGGATGATAACCCCCAAAAGCCAGTTGTGCGGATGGCAAATTTATGCGTTGTTTCTGCACATACG GTAAACGGTGTTGCCCAGTTACATAGTGATATCTTGAAGTCCGAGTTATTTGCAGACTATGTTTCTATATGGCCATCAAAGTTCCAAAATAAAACCAATGGCATTACTCCTCGCCGATGGCTCCGATTTTGTAGTCCTGAACTCAGTAACATTATAACCAAATGGTTAAAATCAGAACAGTGGGTTACCAACCTCGACCTACTCGCAGGTCTGCGAAAG TTTGCCGACAATGCAGGCTTCCAAGCTGAATGGGCCTCTGCCAAGATGGCTAATAAGCACCGTTTGGCACAGTACATAGAACGAGTGACAGGGGTGGACATTGACCCAAATAGCCTATTTGACATACAAGTCAAGCGCATCCACGAATATAAGAGACAGCTGCTGAATATTCTGGGGGCAATTTATAGGTACAAGAAGTTAAAG GAGATGAGCCCTGAAGAGCGGAAGAATACAACGTCACGCACCATCATGTTTGGTGGAAAGGCATTTGCAACATATACAAATGCTAAAAGAATAGTCAAGCTGGTGAATGATGTTGGTGCTGTTGTCAACAGTGATCCCGAGGTCAATAGCTACTTGAAG GTAGTTTTTGTTCCAAATTACAATGTATCTGTAGCAGAGATACTTATTCCAGGAAGTGAGCTGTCACAGCATATTAGCACTGCAGGCATGGAAGCGAGTGGCACAAGCAACATGAAATTTGCACTCAATGGTTGCCTCATTATAGGTACTCTGGATGGGGCCAATGTAGAAATCAGGGAGGAGATTCAGGAAGagaattttttcctctttggtGCAACAGCAGATGAAGTGCCTAGGCTGCGcaagaaaagagagaatggACTG TTCAAACCAGACCCTCGGTTTGAGGAGGCCAAGCAGTTTATTAGAAGCGGGGTGTTTGGAAGTTATGACTACAACCCACTCCTCGAGTCTCTAGAGGGAAACTCTGGTTATGGTCGTGGTGATTATTTTCTTGTCGGCCAAGACTTCCCAAGCTACATGGATGCTCAGGCAAAAGTAGATGAAGCTTACAA GGATAGGAAAAGGTGGCTAAAGATGTCTATTCTGAGCACTGCTGGGAGTGGGAAATTCAGCAGCGACCGGACAATTGCTCAGTATGCCAAAGAAATCTGGAGAATTGGGGAATGCCGTGTACCATAA
- the LOC132164200 gene encoding calmodulin-binding receptor-like cytoplasmic kinase 2: protein MEKSPTPQNFYLRHGQAGNNTDKHNDRTHPVFKFFRVAAKRVAGVFTKFIFTRKKVNLEETRPISTGNNGQTRGVSFSTDPSSGSSAKSSSVFKYSQSSGSSAVSTGQVGNFSIEEIYKATENFAPVNKIGEGGFGTVYKGRLRDGTLVAVKRAKKDMRDKVDFRNEILALSMIEHLNLVRLYGYLEQGDEQIILVEYVSNGTLREHLDGTQGNVLEIAERLEIAIDVAHAITYLHVYTDQPVIHRDIKASNILITEKLRAKVADFGFARLASRDDDATHVSTQVKGTAGYLDPEYLKTNQLTDKSDVYSFGVVLVELMTGRKPIELKRPPSERITIRWAIKKLKEGEAVNAIDPRLQRSSATIMVVEKVLKLAHQCLAPYRQSRPSMKLCVEALWEIRKDLRESSIPPPLPLTSQHSAEFPERDAKKSWDTASGTEDVESHKFISA, encoded by the exons ATGGAGAAATCACCGACTCCCCAAAACTTCTATCTCCGACATGGACAGGCCGGCAACAACACAGACAAGCACAATGATAGAACTCACCCTGTCTTCAAATTCTTCAGAGTTGCAGCCAAGAGGGTTGCTGGAGTTTTCACCAAATTTATTTTCACCAGGAAAAAGGTCAACTTGGAAGAAACTAGACCCATTTCCACCGGAAACAACGGCCAAACGAGAGGGGTTTCCT TTTCAACAGATCCTTCTTCTGGGAGCAGCGCTAAGAGTTCATCAGTATTCAAGTATTCTCAATCTAGTGGCTCTTCTGCTGTTTCCACTGGACAGGTGGGGAATTTCTCCATTGAAGAGATTTATAAGGCAACCGAAAATTTCGCCCCTGTTAATAAAATTGGGGAAGGTGGGTTTGGAACTGTGTACAAGGGGAGGCTCAGAGATGGGACTCTTGTTGCAGTAAAGCGCGCGAAAAAG GACATGCGTGACAAGGTCGACTTCAGGAATGAAATACTCGCCTTGTCGATGATTGAGCATCTGAATTTGGTAAGGTTATATGGATATCTGGAGCAAGGAGATGAGCAGATCATTCTGGTTGAATATGTCAGCAATGGAACACTTCGGGAACATCTAGATG GCACACAGGGAAATGTACTTGAAATTGCAGAAAGGCTAGAGATTGCAATTGATGTAGCTCATGCAATTACCTACCTTCACGTGTATACAG ATCAGCCAGTAATTCACAGAGACATAAAAGCATCAAACATCCTCATAACAGAGAAACTGCGTGCCAAAGTGGCAGACTTTGGGTTTGCACGATTAGCCTCAAGAGACGACGATGCAACTCATGTTTCAACTCAAGTCAAAGGAACAGCTGGATATTTGGATCCTGAATACCTCAAAACGAATCAACTCACCGACAAGAGTGATGTTTACTCCTTTGGCGTCGTGCTTGTAGAACTGATGACTGGAAGAAAACCCATTGAACTGAAGAGACCGCCCAGCGAGCGGATAACAATAAGATGG GCAATTAAGAAATTGAAAGAAGGGGAAGCTGTAAATGCCATAGACCCAAGGCTGCAAAGGAGCTCGGCAACGATCATGGTAGTGGAGAAGGTACTCAAACTAGCTCACCAATGCCTTGCGCCTTATAGACAATCAAGACCTTCCATGAAACTATGTGTTGAGGCATTATGGGAAATCCGAAAAGATTTAAGAGAAAGCTCCAttcctcctcctctccctcttACTTCTCAACATTCCGCAGAATTTCCTGAGAGAGATGCTAAGAAGAGTTGGGATACAGCTTCTGGTACTGAAGATGTTGAGAGCCACAAATTTATCTCTGCATGA